In the Ipomoea triloba cultivar NCNSP0323 chromosome 6, ASM357664v1 genome, one interval contains:
- the LOC116023356 gene encoding uncharacterized protein LOC116023356: MAKGIKVCLAPPVLASIYYGLNSISESFSPGQIGTPFPIHYVYGWLAAYFNTHFKTPSLMLLSPKMVTSSGEGGAKHYDRIDARKRIFKGEHASWLCMSRQNGRDFFFCDDKRGGKDNFEYFLCLRPGFLVLRQGRQCKAEPYVPHRFSRRFGFYQASAPGLLLTDDRDVALAKGFQLHRQYEHFHSMSKATFPMIPTFPKKHVLDTYKAWLVDVHANLLETRVKDIVVNGDPNVTVREGITQEQRDQLDTLRKGKAPVQDAPHNQEPEHATQKRREEQVRHRSSDEDVDSDRNFKRNRRPSNEGSAGLHVSNDARSSNQHSSIGEVEHSDSSESLNQVAASQQSPLPSNPPHKGARLEPSHVSILPSADSFMSKYMAMIVGVWNDICKNLKETPAESVSSFKGSVERQIQLLKHNAVDLSSLENRVDVFFKKAEYYDKIRSQHSEAMPVETQVAELCSAQSALKDAQQKLSKTQILLSEKQKILEDSDGRVTLLEEAIKEAEKTITEAERTIKDSREELTRIHDERPKLQELVTEAQGLRDTSQEVVTSTEETVKRIQETPMLTSEDEDKLSLAEKDLEADKADLMNF; this comes from the exons ATGGCGAAAGGGATTAAGGTATGCCTCGCACCTCCAGTCCTTGCCAGCATCTACTACGGGTTAAACTCGATTTCAGAGTCTTTCTCTCCTGGTCAAATCGGCACCCCCTTCCCCATCCATTATGTATATGGATGGCTAGCAGCTTACTTCAATACTCACTTCAAGACCCCTAGCCTCATGTTGTTGTCTCCAAAGATGGTCACTTCTTCCGGAGAAGGCGGTGCTAAGCATTACGACAGAATTGATGCTCGTAAGAGGATTTTTAAGGGCGAACACGCGTCTTGGCTTTGCATGTCTCGTCAAAATGGTAGAGACTTCTTTTTCTGTGATGACAAGAGAGGGGGGAAagataattttgaatatttctTATGTTTGCGCCCTGGTTTTCTTGTTTTACGCCAAGGACGCCAATGTAAGGCTGAGCCTTATGTACCCCATCGCTTCAGTCGTCGGTTTGGATTCTACCAAGCATCTGCCCCCGGTTTGTTACTGACGGATGACCGCGACGTCGCACTTGCTAAGGGATTTCAACTACATCGCCAGTATGAGCACTTCCACTCTATGTCTAAGGCCACATTTCCCATGATCCCGACTTTTCCAAAGAAACATGTGTTAGACACTTACAAAGCCTGGTTGGTTGATGTGCATGCAAATCTCCTTGAGACTCGCGTCAAAGACATAGTCGTTAATGGTGACCCAAACGTAACCGTTAGAGAGGGAATAACTCAAGAGCAGAGGGATCAACTGGATACTTTAAGAAAAGGCAAAGCACCAGTACAGGATGCCCCCCATAATCAAGAACCAGAACATGCAACCCAAAAGAGGAGGGAGGAGCAAGTGAGGCACCGAAGTTCGGACGAGGATGTTGATAGTGATCGCAATTTTAAACGAAACAGAAGACCGTCGAACGAG ggttctgCTGGGTTACATGTGAGCAATGACGCCCGGTCGTCGAACCAACATTCTTCTATAGGCGAGGTGGAACATAGCGACAGTTCTGAATCCCTTAATCAAGTGGCAGCATCTCAGCAATCACCGTTGCCCTCAAACCCACCTCACAAAGGAGCACGACTGGAACCGTCTCATGTCTCTATTCTTCCTAGTGCAGATTCCTTCATGTCAAAGTATATGGCCATGATCGTAGGCGTTTGGAATGATATCTGCAAGAACCTAAAGGAAACTCCAGCTGAAAGTGTTTCTTCTTTCAAAGGAAGTGTTGAGAGACAAATCCAACTTTTGAAACATAACGCGGTAGACCTGTCATCATTAGAGAACAGGGTGGATGTTTTCTTTAAGAAGGCTGAGTATTATGATAAGATACGGTCCCAGCACTCAGAAGCGATGCCAGTTGAAACTCAAGTTGCGGAGTTATGTTCGGCGCAAAGTGCTCTTAAGGATGCTCAACAAAAGCTCTCTAAAACTCAAATCCTTCTATCGGAGAAGCAAAAGATCCTTGAGGATTCTGACGGACGAGTGACCCTCCTAGAAGAAGCTATAAAGGAAGCAGAGAAAACCATAACGGAGGCTGAGAGAACCATAAAGGATTCAAGGGAGGAGTTGACCAGGATCCATGATGAAAGGCCAAAGCTCCAAGAACTTGTGACTGAGGCTCAAGGACTGCGCGACACATCACAAGAGGTTGTGACTTCTACCGAAGAAACAGTGAAACGCATTCAGGAGACTCCCATGTTGACaagtgaagatgaagataagCTTTCCTTAGCGGAGAAAGATCTAGAAGCAGACAAAGCAGATTTGATGAATTTTTGA